In the Topomyia yanbarensis strain Yona2022 chromosome 3, ASM3024719v1, whole genome shotgun sequence genome, one interval contains:
- the LOC131688934 gene encoding roquin-1 encodes MPIQAPQWTEFLSCPVCCNEFAANLRPPISLGCGHTICRTCLATLHRKQCPFDQTIITTELDNLPVNNALLQLVSTSTTTGSSAGSSGGNVTNTSSPGSSTGGSGVSGGSTIDPDINSPSVQNLNPDDLLCYKSARGCIEELALYLKPYPNGNAGGLLSRPMQRKLVTLVNCQLIEDEGRARSLRAARSLGERTVTELILQHQNPQQLSTNLWAAVRARGCQFLGPAMQEEVLKLVLLALEDGSALSRKVLVMFVVQRLEPHFAQASKTSIGHVVQLLYRASCFKVSKREGDSSLMQLKEEFRTYEALRREHDAQIVQIATEAGLRIAPDQWSSLLYGDTAHKSHMQSIIDKLQTPQSFVQSVQELIIALQRTGDPANLSGLRVHLKHLSGIDSNAENHVPTWRECSTALEAVKRVVIGLVDFVQHHGNRKLQEPGYLAHNSKYKISLCRDLNLRGTCPRGSNCTFAHSDEEVEKYRTKLRKSNIRTPNGKDHGEYMGDLGMPSGSHGYQSSGEEASPMRYPKPAPPMRYLDKSPMSNHSHASGSSNSNSSQNSHLAPIPPHQHPPYANVPPPPTALQHGANGRNFNFNPNYATGSNSNLPFGTRPPPPPMPPPPVHSTGGVRGNFVRPPNGNFIGHPPPPPPMQHNPGNGPPIGVLHGANHHTYPATQPPPLDQVHPPMMNAPPPSYIANQGFPEYSDKMDQRRTFTPWDNQSTPTVNNPSNPVAGTPGPQLHSIATPVNLMAQQHVTKSGINPPYPSSLHGNKGHLPIPPHSQHPMPTLPSHIQQQHPQTQQHSVPNNGGKYYQGNTQIQHKLRDYRDKHHSNINNGRMHLPQAHSQTPQGVPSMQQPTSTFGNGSRSNLHTPHSQTAPGMNSNGGMATGNNGVMNGYHGGTLPFSRNETLELFKMLNLSSGSELAHYVETAKDMFVRSDSLLADDDINISESEFANAANNKYGPISRMSNQSGKQRADFPFASSILESEWLSNMPQQLYNEIAALGDQSSSNCSSNSSSFYQHTQQQGTISQTAGPKSEPNNNTLELDLFQVDHKLPDYGGGSLAGANQVNTSTSQLLHHHQVEAQLLQQQQQQQQQHHHASSTPQHMASAAQLPVHHSSAAVAAAALGILSHHQQRAAHSHHSSPQPNHQLQHQQQLHHHQQQQMQQQQQQQQQHALHKITTHTEAVRFNDLMGNGGGADLKIHNFKELKDLKAQHAMTGLSPVSGVLTVSTSPSSVVSPLWNNLLDLSGLKPPSADNELVVAGHVNSAGCSGNSSHTILNSSTSSSSIGNINSSSCSNNNISNNNNSNNEDSYEAGIADDMRELALRLESELELDETGT; translated from the exons ATGCCGATTCAGGCGCCCCAATGGACAGAGTTTCTCAGCTGTCCGGTTTGCTGCAACGAATTTGCGGCGAATCTACGTCCTCCAATCAGTCTAGGATGTGGCCATACCATATGCCGTACTTGCTTGGCGACCTTGCATAGGAAGCAGTGTCCCTTCGATCAG ACAATTATAACCACAGAACTAGACAATCTACCGGTTAACAATGCCTTACTGCAGCTGGTCAGCACTAGCACCACCACTGGCAGCAGTGCCGGTAGCAGCGGCGGTAATGTCACAAACACCTCTTCGCCGGGCTCGTCCACCGGAGGCAGTGGGGTGTCCGGTGGGAGTACAATCGATCCGGATATCAATTCTCCCAGTGTGCAGAACCTGAATCCTGATGATTTGCTGTGCTACAAGTCTGCCCGAGGTTGCATTGAAGAGCTAGCGCTTTATCTGAAACCATACCCGAATGGGAACGCCGGTGGGCTTTTGTCGCGTCCAATGCAACGCAAACTAGTCACCCTGGTCAACTGTCAATTGATTGAGGATGAAGGGCGAGCGCGATCGTTACGTGCCGCTCGCTCGTTAGGCGAACGGACGGTTACCGAGCTGATCCTGCAGCATCAAAATCCTCAACAGCTTAGTACCAATTTGTGGGCAGCCGTTAGAGCACGAGGCTGTCAGTTTCTGGGACCAGCAATGCAGGAAGAAGTTCTGAAGCTTGTGTTGCTAGCATTGGAGGATGGGTCAGCACTATCCAGAAAGGTACTGGTAATGTTTGTTGTACAGCGGTTGGAGCCTCATTTTGCACAAGCATCAAAAACGAGCATTGGACACGTTGTACAGTTGCTCTACCGAGCAAGTTGTTTCAAAGTATCCAAACGAGAAGGAGATTCATCGTTGATGCAGTTGAAGGAAGAATTCCGTACTTATGAGGCACTGAGGCGGGAGCACGATGCACAAATAGTACAAATTGCAACCGAAGCTGGTCTCCGGATAGCTCCAGATCAGTGGTCATCTCTCCTGTACGGTGATACAGCTCACAAGTCACACATGCAAAGTATCATTGATAAGCTGCAAACGCCGCAATCATTCGTGCAATCTGTTCAGGAACTAATAATCGCCCTGCAACGAACGGGGGATCCGGCCAATTTATCTGGGCTGAGAGTTCATCTCAAACATCTGTCTGGTATTGATTCAAATGCCGAGAATCATGTGCCAACATGGCGTGAGTGCTCAACCGCACTGGAGGCGGTGAAACGGGTCGTTATAGGCCTGGTAGATTTTGTACAGCATCATGGTAACCGAAAGCTACAGGAACCAGGTTACTTGGCtcataatagtaaatataaaattAGTCTGTGTCGCGACCTGAATCTCCGGGGAACTTGTCCTCGTGGATCAAATTGTACATTTGCACATTCAGATGAAGAGGTAGAGAAATACCGTACTAAGCTGCGCAAGAGTAATATTCGTACTCCAAATGGGAAGGATCATGGTGAATATATGGGAGATCTTGGGATGCCATCTGGATCACATGGATACCAATCATCCGGCGAAGAAGCGTCACCAATGCGATACCCAAAACCTGCACCCCCAATGAGATACTTAGACAAATCACCAATGAGTAATCACAGTCATGCAAGCGGCAGTAGCAATAGTAACAGTAGTCAAAATAGCCACTTGGCGCCAATTCCACCACACCAACACCCTCCCTATGCTAATGTGCCGCCTCCGCCAACGGCTCTTCAACACGGTGCCAATggaagaaatttcaattttaatccAAACTATGCCACCGGAAGTAATAGTAATTTACCATTTGGAACACGTCCTCCGCCACCGCCAATGCCACCACCACCTGTTCATTCAACTGGGGGAGTTCGAGGAAACTTCGTTCGACCTCCTAATGGAAATTTCATTGGCCATCCACCACCACCTCCGCCCATGCAGCATAACCCTGGCAATGGACCTCCGATAGGTGTATTGCATGGTGCGAATCATCATACATATCCTGCCACACAGCCACCGCCGCTCGATCAGGTACATCCACCAATGATGAATGCACCTCCGCCATCTTACATAGCCAATCAAGGGTTTCCAGAGTATTCGGATAAAATGGATCAAAGGCGAACATTTACTCCGTGGGATAACCAATCAACACCGACGGTTAACAATCCAAGCAATCCTGTAGCTGGTACTCCTGGTCCACAGTTGCACTCAATAGCTACTCCAGTCAATCTCATGGCTCAACAACATGTCACTAAATCTGGAATTAATCCGCCGTACCCGTCGTCTTTGCATGGCAACAAGGGACATCTGCCCATACCACCACACTCGCAACATCCAATGCCCACACTGCCGTCTCATATACAACAGCAGCATCCGCAAACACAACAACATTCTGTACCAAATAATGGTGGCAAATACTACCAAGGAAATACccaaattcaacacaaattaCGCGATTATCGTGATAAACATCACAGCAATATCAACAATGGACGAATGCATTTGCCGCAAGCTCATTCACAAACGCCACAAGGTGTCCCCTCGATGCAACAGCCAACATCAACGTTTGGCAATGGTAGCAGAAGTAATTTACACACTCCACACTCACAAACTGCGCCAGGTATGAACAGCAATGGGGGTATGGCTACTGGCAATAATGGTGTAATGAATGGCTATCATGGTGGCACTTTGCCATTCAGTCGTAATGAAACATTGGAGCTGTTCAAAATGCTCAACTTGAGCAGTGGATCCGAGCTGGCTCATTACGTTGAAACAGCCAAGGACATGTTTGTACGTTCTGACTCACTTTTGGCTGATGACGATATAAATATTTCAGAGAGTGAATTTGCCAATGCTGCGAATAACAAGTATGGCCCTATTTCGCGAATGAGCAACCAGTCCGGCAAGCAACGAGCAGATTTCCCATTTGCTAGTAGTATACTGGAAAGCGAATGGCTATCAAACATGCCGCAGCAACTGTACAACGAGATCGCTGCTCTGGGAGACCAATCATCTTCTAATTGCTCATCAAATTCATCCTCGTTCTATCAACATACTCAGCAGCAGGGTACAATATCTCAAACGGCGGGGCCCAAATCCGAACCAAACAACAACACTTTGGAGCTGGATTTATTCCAGGTTGACCATAAGCTTCCTGATTACGGTGGTGGTTCACTCGCTGGTGCTAATCAAGTGAATACATCAACATCACAGCTTTTGCATCATCATCAAGTTGAGGCCCAATTgctgcagcagcagcaacaacaacaacagcagcatcaTCATGCTTCATCTACGCCTCAGCACATGGCATCAGCAGCACAATTACCGGTACATCATTCGTCTGCCGCAGTGGCTGCAGCAGCACTTGGAATTTTGTCACATCACCAACAGCGAGCTGCCCATTCGCATCATTCGTCGCCACAGCCAAATCATCAACTGCAGCACCAACAGCAGTTGCACCACCATCAGCAGCAGCAAatgcaacagcaacaacaacaacaacagcaacatgCATTACACAAAATCACAACTCATACGGAAGCTGTACGTTTCAATGATCTGATGGGGAATGGCGGAGGAGCCGATTTGAAGATCCATAATTTCAAGGAGCTAAAGGATTTAAAG GCCCAGCATGCGATGACTGGTTTATCACCCGTATCGGGTGTATTGACCGTATCCACGTCGCCTTCATCTGTAGTATCACCGTTGTGGAATAATCTGCTGGATCTTTCCGGTTTAAAACCACCATCTGCAGACAATGAACTGGTTGTTGCGGGGCATGTAAACAGCGCCGGTTGCAGTGGCAATAGCAGCCATACTATCTTGAACAGTAGTACATCTAGCAGCAGTATAGGTAATATTAACAGCAGCAGCTGCAGTAACAACAACATCAGCAACAATAACAATAGCAACAATGAAGATTCCTACGAAGCAGGAATCGCCGATGATATGCGTGAGCTTGCTCTTCGTCTCGAGTCCGAATTGGAATTGGACGAGACCGGAACATAA